The following coding sequences lie in one Mucilaginibacter sp. KACC 22773 genomic window:
- a CDS encoding DUF4198 domain-containing protein — translation MKRFVYLILAVLLIIGFTAYAQDFFLLPGSFYMKKGDNINLHLLSGNEFAKEGEYKYDGAKISKFVLYEGKKQTDLSKLPKDTASNILNYKLESPGLATIEVIKSENVESERNKFLKYLSSEGLDQIAEEAKANNQQYFVEKTTRYLKTLVTVDKPTDRDFEKPLNEEYEIVIKQNPYKADYGDDVTAEVLFHGKPLKDAVVILYVKTINGNVYPQKLSADASGLIFFKLSREGIYMLSSVHIEASKDKNADFESWGTTFTFAFTNNGSMPDTYREFGFGNKH, via the coding sequence ATGAAACGATTTGTATATTTAATATTGGCGGTATTGTTGATCATTGGTTTTACGGCCTACGCGCAAGATTTCTTTTTATTGCCCGGCAGTTTCTATATGAAAAAAGGCGATAACATTAACCTGCACTTGTTAAGCGGCAATGAATTTGCAAAGGAGGGGGAGTACAAATACGACGGCGCCAAGATCTCGAAATTTGTATTGTACGAAGGAAAGAAACAGACCGACCTGAGCAAATTGCCAAAAGATACGGCATCAAATATATTAAACTACAAACTGGAAAGCCCTGGTTTAGCTACCATCGAAGTCATCAAAAGTGAGAATGTAGAATCGGAAAGAAACAAGTTTTTAAAATACCTGAGCAGCGAAGGGCTTGACCAAATTGCCGAAGAGGCAAAAGCCAACAATCAGCAATACTTTGTAGAAAAAACAACCCGCTACTTAAAAACACTGGTAACTGTTGATAAACCAACCGACCGGGATTTTGAAAAGCCACTGAACGAGGAATACGAAATTGTTATTAAACAAAACCCCTACAAAGCCGATTACGGCGATGATGTTACTGCCGAGGTTCTTTTTCATGGCAAGCCGTTGAAAGACGCTGTGGTTATTTTGTACGTAAAAACAATTAACGGCAATGTTTATCCCCAGAAATTGAGCGCTGATGCAAGTGGGCTTATATTTTTTAAACTAAGCCGCGAAGGGATATACATGTTAAGCTCGGTACATATTGAAGCATCGAAAGACAAAAATGCCGATTTTGAAAGTTGGGGAACCACCTTCACTTTTGCTTTTACCAATAACGGCAGCATGCCCGATACCTACCGCGAATTTGGCTTCGGCAACAAGCATTAA